Genomic segment of Ornithodoros turicata isolate Travis unplaced genomic scaffold, ASM3712646v1 Chromosome99, whole genome shotgun sequence:
tgctttccatcaacactattaaaaagtgtgacccccaaacctacacaaaattcctggagagtctttactggacactgttgctgtccctctcaccaggtgctctctatgaacccgattcacagttctggatgcactgcctgagctaacttcagcatgctttcccaacacgaatggtaactgctatgaggagtgttgtacttactgaaagcaacatgaaatgctgtaccttgacaggtaacgttgatatccttcttaagaccgtagagagatgttacttgctccctttcttccaaatcttactatcagacgcaagcccacttgccaccaagccaatgagatgtgcctcacagtcagtgcaatcaagggcatcaatcactgaggctcagaaaagctgttttccatcgggatctgatccagcactgagccgtgagtagccccgtgaaagtaccagggtttcttcgaattttagatgtgccagcatttgttttcctcccctccttctttttatgtagtagctgattactttagccttgtactgctttggagattgtggagatgatgtaagaggtggaactaggctttatgcaaaatgaggcaaagtgtgactatgtacaaatcttctgagaatgtctatgtatcattcacacaaagagaggatacgtgttacatctttttccggttttgatatgcatttatttatgaatatgtctcaaaggccattgcaggcattacatgaggggggacatcaacatgggtcacttaacaaatacggaagttacaaggaacatacatatttggaagacaagactctattttttgttcgttcatcagtcttgctcaagaaattgttcactgtagcaatggtacacaatgtcacgaaaggagtgctcatctatcgttccgcaagactcattaaaaaggactagtgttgtgtttcaacacaacatgttgaactcatgaaccatgcatcatcctgagagctatagatcatcctaaatacagatgctgaattattttaaatgtgatagacgagctgtgcgaagaggtacctccagttaggatcttgggtacttgaagcctgtggcattttctgtgggaaaggcttgccagaccctcttcactgcacaggctgggatgaccatgatcttgttttttccaagcttgtgccatactcaccttgcaaactggcgatacgcagtgtatctgcatcgtctacacagatgtacataaaatatagtttaggcaaataggtaaccggttacagtacagtgtgtgtgcattgtcatttctacatgtacctgagagtaactgcagtttacctgcccacaccttgtacattactacacatgctgtgttcttttagaacccaaaattgttttgcttttcactgaatcgacaatcaagaacactcaatatcgctaaaaacctacgctaaaaccttatgcacagggcaatacataaaaacgtgactcaggacacagcacactgacaattacaaaactgcctatattgattttctccagttcagagtcgtgtactgtatagcctttttatgtgctgcgccctgtactggagtttttaacgactctattgcaggaccaaaccagttttgggcgcccaaattttaacatcgttcgacaaggacacatgtgacttacttgtgaatacagtcgctcataggttcgcgctgcccacggagttcaatatgcgaccttcaggacagtcatattgaagaatagaagttggaaatctttgtgggttgtaatgcactaatactgcagtcattcggcagtgttttcgagctcctggcagcacaagcattcgatctccttcggcattatgacacaccagccacaccggcaccatgaacagcaagtgcgcattagatatcagaacacgaaatttctgagaacgtttacatgttcgatcacagtgtgcgttaaaaaactcatcgcttacctgaagacagtcgactcatgctgtttgcttcatctgtaactgatgttcgtagagctctaacttcgtctcgcattcgcggcatcggcgacgtttcgaaagcctaccgagctgttcagcacgcagaattttcttctcgatgtctcgatcgcagaaaggtcagaaagaagttccgggctcgaagtctccgcatttctgccttcgacgtccatattgaagatcgctttccggacggatgccggcgctctcacaaactcactaacaacagaacttccggtccgggcgcccaatgaaacgtggccctcgtgacttcgtcacacacacggaaattggcggatgtccactgcaaagaggctagatttcggccccgattgcgcgagttgagggggaaaagcgaagccggttttcagctccctgtttggcaaactttgcctccgcgcacagccaaaacatttcgcgtgtggcttggaggcatattataccttcgtaatagatgcaaacgaaatatttgtcgaacttctggtcagagtccctttaaacacTAGGCACTCCACCCTTACGGACGTGTCCTCCATCTCATTTAatattggtgccgaaacccgggacccTCTCGGTCAACATACTGCTCAGAAGAGAGGATCTACAGGGTGCTACAGCCTCGGTTGGCAGCTATGGAAGGCATGGAGCGGCTCAAGAAGCAACGGAAGTCCGAAAGGTCAGCGGTTAGTCGCACTATCTCCGACATCAAGATTATTTTGGCTGTGACAGCTTCATTGTTGATCAGCTCAATTTTAAATACAGCTTTCTGGAAGGCAAAGCGAATACTCTGTTGCAATTGAACCGCGAGATCCAGGCTGTCGCCCCTGAGGATTTACTGGAAGCCGAATGTGACGACTGCGACAGGTATCTTGAGCCCATAACAGAAACTGCCGTGCTTGTCAGAAGTGCTCTGGCCTCAATCGTGTTGCTATCGCCTGCTTTACCGTCGAGCACAGCCAGTACTACTACACAGCCACAGTCATCGGTCGACACCGCCAACTCCTTGCACACCCCCAATGTATTGGGCGACGGAGCAAGTTTGCCGAAGCTAAGGATCGATAGTTTCAATGGTGATGTCTCCATGTGGCAAGGATTTTGGGACCAGTTTCGTGCGAGCATACACGACAACCCCcgactttctgctgtcacgAAGCTCAAGTACCTGGTGTCTCTTCTCACAGGACCGGCGGCTCGATCCATCGCAGGTTTGGCAATCACCGACGCCACTTATTCAACAGCAGTCGACATGCTAAAGAAGCGATTTTGTAGGGATGACCTTCTGATCAGCCAGCATCTAGACTCGCTTTTCGACATCAAAGGTCCCAAGTCTATGGATGACGTGGCCGGGCTGCGAACTCTGTACGACGCGGTATCCATTTGCATTCAGGGATGGCTGCTGCTGCATCGTGGAACCATAGTGTACATGTCGCGAGTATGACGCTATATCTAAATCATTGCTGTTCCTTTACTCACGACAAACAATACAGTAACAGTCTGAGATGCTCTTCGACAAACTTTGTTGCGGCAAACACTTTCTTTGCAAGTTTAGTTATCAATGACGCATGTTTGAACCACATTGCAGAGAACGTTGAAGCCTGTTTTTTTATAAGCATGTAAAATAACTCAGTTATCGTCGCGTTGCATATAACTCTCTGCGTGTATTGCATTTTTACGCCGATGTTAGTTGTCCTTGTTTTATGATAACGTGTAAAACTTTGTCGATGCTTCCATGTTATGTTTTgttctcttttcttctgtttgacGTCCATGTAGTTATCAGTGCTTTATGTTAAGGTGTAAAACTGTTACTGCCGTGTTATTCCTCTGTTCTCCTAGAGTGATACTCTATTTTTGAAGAAAGTGTCGTAGGTGGAAAGTGTTACAGGGCTAACGTTTCCGATTGCCACAGTGTTGTGCAACGTGCATGTTACAAAAACACTGATGACTTGACTCGCTAATAAACACTAATTATAATTAGTGAAAGCCAAGGAGCAGAAGGGGTGGGGTGGGGCAATCGGCTCATCGTAGACAcaggcgtcgtcacgactatagccaacgAGCAGGAGACAAAGGTGATATACTGATTGGGTCAATCGGGGAGGCTGATCGtgtcaatgttttttttttctgtttcattgTGTAGTTAGTTACTATATTACAGTTGTCAGACCGACGACATGAACTAGTAGATTCCCATTACATAAAGTAAGTGGGTGGATGGTGTCGCTATGTCATCTGTTGCGTATGTATTTTCATTTTCAAAAGTTAAGCCAAACGATATGCTCGGTTGGTTATTTTTTATTCAGGAGGgattttttctaaaaaaaagttATTACTTCAACGTAAATTTTGTTATTGCACTTGAGTTCTCCGCTAGGCTGCCAtactctcgaagaaagtatgcataCAACATGATGATTGATTACCTAAAATTTGTTAATAAATTCCCGAAATAGGCAATTTCGGGaggcgagatagcagaacggaagacaatcctcgttgaaagccattctagcCTTTAAAAACCCAGACAAAAAGCGCGTGCAGTGAAATATCCAGCGCtaaatttcggtatgcaaatgagcacaTCACCCTCGCAAACAGAGGGAGTATCTGGAGAGGAAAGCGGTTTATTGCGTTATTATAGCTTGCCACCTACtacaatcatctccatcgctccaaatcacgtgtcCCTCTGACGTCACAAGACCGCCGCGCGTTTCCTTCCAGAGACCGTGGCCCCCCTGCGCGATCCCGCTGCGAGGGGAGAATCCTGCGCTTCGATCTGGGGCGCCGTCAGTTTGGAGTACGAGCGTCTGAAGGGGGAAGTTGTCTCTGATGGTTTCGGACGCTAAAAGTTTGTTTCGCGGTGAAGTTATCGACAGGTGTTGCGGTCTAAGACGGAGGCGTGAGAGGACATGCCGTCGAGAAAACAGGAAACTCAAAGACAGTGTTTCATACCAGGTTGCGACAGCGGCTGCAAGAACTGCACGGAGAAAGGCTTCGCTTGTCAGTGCACCATCctctccggggggggggggggggatatacttattattacatttattataGTACTAAACTAAGAAACGGTGAAACaaggatgagatggattacCGAAGAAGATGActtaattaaaaaaaagcacGAGGGTAATGCGTTCAGGGTGAGAGTGggacactgaagaatgagattgcacgactgcaGTTCACAGGCTTTTCATGAGACCTCTTCGGATCTCTCTGCAAAGTGGTCCCGTGCCATTCCAAGGGCTGCCAGAACCCTACGGGAGAACTCTGCAGTGTGTGACAGGTATTCGTGGGGGTTTTATCCCGGTTATGTCGGTTATTATTGCGGTTTTTATGGGGTTATGAACCATGCTAGATATGCAGACCAATGCAGTGGTGCACGTTTAGTGTATTACATTGCAGAATATTGCAGAAAACTTCACTTGTGACAAGGGAATGTGCCTTAGAGGAACGGCCTGCAGAAGCCCCTAAACAGTGGGACGTGGGTGGACTGCTATACTCATCTCCATCGCTGTATGCTCTAATTGTGATGCTAGAAAATAGGATAACGCATTCGTTTAGCCTCACGCGGCTGCTAAATCCGTTACCGGCATATCGCTGCTTACAGGCATGTTCTGCATATTGGCTGTCACATGCACTCTCGCAAACTCACCAAGTCAGTTTGAAGTTTTTACTGCATTACACGAATTCATTTTTTCCTTCAAGGCCAAAGCCAGAAAGAGAATGAAAGCAAATCCAAAAGGGCTAAACCGCGTTTGCTGCAGTGCCTATCCCATTTTTTCGATGTTCCTACGGTTTCCGGTTTTGAATATTTTTGTGCCGtctacacatatatatatatatatgaatgtataactgggtacagatggacgcgaaaacaaatagactacaagtaatgaagagacttgggaggccgtataaggattaaaaacaCTTGCTTGCACTAAAAACACACCTAGACAGCGGGAGTTCCGGTGTCTAGTTCCCGCTGTCTAGGCATATGGCCCTTCCAGAA
This window contains:
- the LOC135374689 gene encoding uncharacterized protein LOC135374689; translated protein: MEGMERLKKQRKSESFLEGKANTLLQLNREIQAVAPEDLLEAECDDCDRYLEPITETAVLVRSALASIVLLSPALPSSTASTTTQPQSSVDTANSLHTPNVLGDGASLPKLRIDSFNGDVSMWQGFWDQFRASIHDNPRLSAVTKLKYLVSLLTGPAARSIAGLAITDATYSTAVDMLKKRFCRDDLLISQHLDSLFDIKGPKSMDDVAGLRTLYDAVSICIQGWLLLHRGTIVYMSRV